The proteins below come from a single Drosophila kikkawai strain 14028-0561.14 chromosome 3R, DkikHiC1v2, whole genome shotgun sequence genomic window:
- the mfas gene encoding transforming growth factor-beta-induced protein ig-h3 isoform X3: MPDMLRLWACLLLLGSIQAVPFYGDLSSGESTEINESSGSSESSDTSSSGFDTEFVPLEHQQPQQQGRQEPAGPVPAQAPGGVDQKPFNVESITTDVNSPNPAIFFQQQFPFFGNEFFNSFGGFGFGAAQEPWWKGPNVCTEKEEDETVASATETDETVDTFGQERDGVSSVVRSPLFGQFQFSVNSCAEKPNKHVCTKIVNQNGKKKTLTLTRQCCYGYGRPRNADFTTPCEKIDIKDVEATASDMGAKQFLESARSAGELAEMLGGGNGKKVTLFVPNDAAFVEYRSQQQQDNNVEDPKAEASKPSIYKLHAVLGEVQLEDVQNEKLLQTELADQKIRINSYQLPAALGLEPYRYAANCVPIEKHDKLSEQALVHTLGGVLKPVTKNVMDIIRARADMSIMRTVLEKTNLSAMLESDRPVTIFVPTDAAFDKLEPHLRRALKEGRGCASNILKNHLLDLTFCSLATVPGAKTTAYNLLGEALLLNRTHLDKNQTGPAPIYINNLAKIIDADIMGTNGVLHVIDTILPTESALPMTSLMTQKNLTIFQQLLEASGYADQFDDLDNVTIFAPTDKALQGTEWARMLKEQPELLNKNLDLLEFLNYHVVKPMIKTCDLTEQSLPTVSGSSVRLNLYSTHALFSDVMNRATVNCARLVHFDDESCGSVLHQVDRPLTPPKNNMLKLLEANPNYSKFLELVRKANLTQLLSNDSRSFTLLVPKNDVFEELTESTEGSRPSDPMGLVKTHIVEDVVCCAGIIPTNWPFVRSIESISGQHLRITRDRRPKIENAGVTKCDVVATNGILHEINDIIVPRPLRNQQRPQLIPPGAGYQPQGDFDVFF; encoded by the exons ATGCCAGACATGCTAAGGCTGTGGGCctgcctgctcctcctggGCTCCATCCAGGCGGTTCCATTCTACGGCGA TTTGAGTTCGGGAGAATCCACAGAAATAAATGAGTCGTCTGGATCCTCCGAGTCCTCTGATACTTCCAG CAGTGGCTTTGATACGGAGTTTGTACCTCTGGAGCACCAGCAGCCTCAGCAGCAAGGACGCCAGGAGCCAGCTGGCCCAGTTCCCGCTCAGGCACCAGGCGGTGTCGACCAGAAGCCTTTCA ATGTGGAATCCATTACCACGGATGTGAATTCCCCGAACCCGGCCATATTCTTCCAGCAACAGTTCCCCTTCTTCGGCAATGAGTTCTTCAACTCCTTCGgaggctttggctttggtgCTGCCCAGGAGCCCTGGTGGAAGGG CCCCAATGTGTGTACCGAGAAGGAGGAAGACGAGACCGTGGCCAGCGCAACGGAGACTGATGAAACCGTGGACACCTTTGGCCAGGAACGTGACGGCGTCAGCAGCGTGGTTCGCTCCCCGCTTTTCGGTCAGTTCCAGTTCAGCGTGAACTCCTGCGCGGAGAAGCCCAACAAGCACGTCTGCACCAAGAT AGTCAACCAGAACGGCAAGAAGAAGACGCTGACTCTGACCCGGCAGTGCTGCTACGGCTATGGACGCCCACGGAATGCTGACTTTACCACACCTTGCGAGAAGATCGACATTAAGGATGTGGAGGCCACGGCCAGCGACATGGGCGCCAAGCAATTCCTCGAGAGCGCACGCAGTGCCGGTGAACTAGCCGAGATGCTGGGCGGAGGCAATGGCAAGAAGGTGACCCTCTTTGTGCCCAACGATGCCGCCTTTGTGGAGTACCgctcgcagcagcagcaggataaT AACGTTGAAGACCCTAAGGCAGAGGCCTCCAAGCCTTCCATCTACAAGTTGCACGCTGTGCTCGGAGAAGTGCAACTGGAGGACGTACAGAACGAGAAGCTACTGCAGACGGAGCTGGCCGACCAGAAGATCCGCATCAACAGCTACCAGCTGCCGGCTGCTCTGGGATTGGAGCCCTACCGCTACGCCGCCAACTGTGTGCCCATCGAGAAACACGACAAGCTCTCCGAACAGGCCCTCGTCCACACACTGGGCGGTGTGCTCAAGCCGGTGACCAAGAATGTAATGGATATCATCAGGGCACGCGCGGATATGTCCATTATGCGCACTGTTCTGGAGAAGACCAACCTGAGCGCCATGCTGGAGAGTGATCGCCCCGTGACCATCTTTGTGCCCACTGATGCCGCCTTCGACAAGCTGGAACCACATCTCAGAAGGGCCCTCAAGGAGGGACGTGGCTGTGCCTCGA ACATCCTGAAGAACCACCTGCTGGACCTTACCTTCTGCTCTCTGGCCACCGTTCCGGGTGCCAAGACAACGGCCTACAATTTGCTGGGAGAGGCACTGCTCCTTAACCGCACTCATCTGGATAAGAATCAGACAGGACCCGCTCCGATTTACATCAACAACCTGGCCAAGATCATTGATGCTGATATTATGGGCACCAATGGAGTTCTGCATGTGATTGACACCATTCTACCCACGGAATCTGCCCTTCCCATGACCTCGCTGATGACACAGAAGAACCTGACCATCttccagcagctgctggagGCCTCTGGCTATGCCGACCAGTTCGACGATCTGGACAATGTCACCATTTTTGCACCCACTGACAAGGCCCTGCAGGGCACCGAGTGGGCTCGCATGCTCAAAGAGCAGCCGGAGCTGTTGAACAAGAACCTGGATCTGCTGGAATTCCTCAACTACCATGTGGTCAAGCCCATGATCAAGACGTGCGACTTGACCGAGCAATCGTTGCCCACGGTCTCCGGCTCCAGTGTCCGCCTTAATCTGTACTCCACCCACGCCCTCTTCTCGGACGTGATGAACCGAGCCACGGTTAACTGCGCCCGTCTTGTTCACTTTGACGACGAGAGCTGTGGTTCCGTGCTGCACCAGGTGGATCGCCCCTTGACTCCACCCAAGAAT AACATGCTCAAGCTGCTGGAGGCCAATCCCAACTACAGCAAGTTCCTGGAGCTAGTGCGCAAGGCCAATCTCACCCAGTTGCTGTCCAACGACTCGCGCAGCTTCACACTGCTGGTGCCCAAGAACGATGTCTTTGAGGAGCTGACCGAGTCCACCGAGGGCTCAAGGCCTTCGGATCCCATGGGTCTGGTCAAGACGCACATTGTGGAGGACGTAGTCTGCTGCGCCGGCATCATTCCCACCAATTGGCCATTCGTCCGTTCCATCGAGTCCATCTCCGGCCAGCACTTGCGCATCACCCGCGACCGTCGCCCCAAGATCGAGAATGCCGGCGTCACCAAGTGCGATGTGGTGGCCACCAATGGCATTCTGCACGAGATCAATGACATCATCGTCCCCCGCCCCCTGCGCAATCAGCAGCGTCCTCAGCTGATTCCCCCCGGCGCTGGCTATCAGCCCCAGGGTGACTTTGATGTCTTCTTCTGA
- the mfas gene encoding transforming growth factor-beta-induced protein ig-h3 isoform X2 encodes MPDMLRLWACLLLLGSIQAVPFYGDFMPHLTHHPLPLHRTLFAPLAPLQPLHPLDPLEPMHAQASQRTASVWTGPGSVQGPIPLAPQRHSSHLLPLYSSGFDTEFVPLEHQQPQQQGRQEPAGPVPAQAPGGVDQKPFNVESITTDVNSPNPAIFFQQQFPFFGNEFFNSFGGFGFGAAQEPWWKGPNVCTEKEEDETVASATETDETVDTFGQERDGVSSVVRSPLFGQFQFSVNSCAEKPNKHVCTKIVNQNGKKKTLTLTRQCCYGYGRPRNADFTTPCEKIDIKDVEATASDMGAKQFLESARSAGELAEMLGGGNGKKVTLFVPNDAAFVEYRSQQQQDNNVEDPKAEASKPSIYKLHAVLGEVQLEDVQNEKLLQTELADQKIRINSYQLPAALGLEPYRYAANCVPIEKHDKLSEQALVHTLGGVLKPVTKNVMDIIRARADMSIMRTVLEKTNLSAMLESDRPVTIFVPTDAAFDKLEPHLRRALKEGRGCASNILKNHLLDLTFCSLATVPGAKTTAYNLLGEALLLNRTHLDKNQTGPAPIYINNLAKIIDADIMGTNGVLHVIDTILPTESALPMTSLMTQKNLTIFQQLLEASGYADQFDDLDNVTIFAPTDKALQGTEWARMLKEQPELLNKNLDLLEFLNYHVVKPMIKTCDLTEQSLPTVSGSSVRLNLYSTHALFSDVMNRATVNCARLVHFDDESCGSVLHQVDRPLTPPKNNMLKLLEANPNYSKFLELVRKANLTQLLSNDSRSFTLLVPKNDVFEELTESTEGSRPSDPMGLVKTHIVEDVVCCAGIIPTNWPFVRSIESISGQHLRITRDRRPKIENAGVTKCDVVATNGILHEINDIIVPRPLRNQQRPQLIPPGAGYQPQGDFDVFF; translated from the exons ATGCCAGACATGCTAAGGCTGTGGGCctgcctgctcctcctggGCTCCATCCAGGCGGTTCCATTCTACGGCGA CTTTATGCCACACCTAACCCACCACCCATTGCCGCTGCATCGCACCCTGTTCGCACCACTAGCACCGCTTCAGCCTCTCCATCCGCTTGATCCTCTCGAGCCTATGCATGCCCAGGCCTCGCAGCGGACGGCGAGCGTTTGGACCGGACCCGGATCTGTCCAGGGTCCCATACCGTTGGCCCCACAGCGACACTCATCTCACCTGTTGCCCCTCTACAGCAGTGGCTTTGATACGGAGTTTGTACCTCTGGAGCACCAGCAGCCTCAGCAGCAAGGACGCCAGGAGCCAGCTGGCCCAGTTCCCGCTCAGGCACCAGGCGGTGTCGACCAGAAGCCTTTCA ATGTGGAATCCATTACCACGGATGTGAATTCCCCGAACCCGGCCATATTCTTCCAGCAACAGTTCCCCTTCTTCGGCAATGAGTTCTTCAACTCCTTCGgaggctttggctttggtgCTGCCCAGGAGCCCTGGTGGAAGGG CCCCAATGTGTGTACCGAGAAGGAGGAAGACGAGACCGTGGCCAGCGCAACGGAGACTGATGAAACCGTGGACACCTTTGGCCAGGAACGTGACGGCGTCAGCAGCGTGGTTCGCTCCCCGCTTTTCGGTCAGTTCCAGTTCAGCGTGAACTCCTGCGCGGAGAAGCCCAACAAGCACGTCTGCACCAAGAT AGTCAACCAGAACGGCAAGAAGAAGACGCTGACTCTGACCCGGCAGTGCTGCTACGGCTATGGACGCCCACGGAATGCTGACTTTACCACACCTTGCGAGAAGATCGACATTAAGGATGTGGAGGCCACGGCCAGCGACATGGGCGCCAAGCAATTCCTCGAGAGCGCACGCAGTGCCGGTGAACTAGCCGAGATGCTGGGCGGAGGCAATGGCAAGAAGGTGACCCTCTTTGTGCCCAACGATGCCGCCTTTGTGGAGTACCgctcgcagcagcagcaggataaT AACGTTGAAGACCCTAAGGCAGAGGCCTCCAAGCCTTCCATCTACAAGTTGCACGCTGTGCTCGGAGAAGTGCAACTGGAGGACGTACAGAACGAGAAGCTACTGCAGACGGAGCTGGCCGACCAGAAGATCCGCATCAACAGCTACCAGCTGCCGGCTGCTCTGGGATTGGAGCCCTACCGCTACGCCGCCAACTGTGTGCCCATCGAGAAACACGACAAGCTCTCCGAACAGGCCCTCGTCCACACACTGGGCGGTGTGCTCAAGCCGGTGACCAAGAATGTAATGGATATCATCAGGGCACGCGCGGATATGTCCATTATGCGCACTGTTCTGGAGAAGACCAACCTGAGCGCCATGCTGGAGAGTGATCGCCCCGTGACCATCTTTGTGCCCACTGATGCCGCCTTCGACAAGCTGGAACCACATCTCAGAAGGGCCCTCAAGGAGGGACGTGGCTGTGCCTCGA ACATCCTGAAGAACCACCTGCTGGACCTTACCTTCTGCTCTCTGGCCACCGTTCCGGGTGCCAAGACAACGGCCTACAATTTGCTGGGAGAGGCACTGCTCCTTAACCGCACTCATCTGGATAAGAATCAGACAGGACCCGCTCCGATTTACATCAACAACCTGGCCAAGATCATTGATGCTGATATTATGGGCACCAATGGAGTTCTGCATGTGATTGACACCATTCTACCCACGGAATCTGCCCTTCCCATGACCTCGCTGATGACACAGAAGAACCTGACCATCttccagcagctgctggagGCCTCTGGCTATGCCGACCAGTTCGACGATCTGGACAATGTCACCATTTTTGCACCCACTGACAAGGCCCTGCAGGGCACCGAGTGGGCTCGCATGCTCAAAGAGCAGCCGGAGCTGTTGAACAAGAACCTGGATCTGCTGGAATTCCTCAACTACCATGTGGTCAAGCCCATGATCAAGACGTGCGACTTGACCGAGCAATCGTTGCCCACGGTCTCCGGCTCCAGTGTCCGCCTTAATCTGTACTCCACCCACGCCCTCTTCTCGGACGTGATGAACCGAGCCACGGTTAACTGCGCCCGTCTTGTTCACTTTGACGACGAGAGCTGTGGTTCCGTGCTGCACCAGGTGGATCGCCCCTTGACTCCACCCAAGAAT AACATGCTCAAGCTGCTGGAGGCCAATCCCAACTACAGCAAGTTCCTGGAGCTAGTGCGCAAGGCCAATCTCACCCAGTTGCTGTCCAACGACTCGCGCAGCTTCACACTGCTGGTGCCCAAGAACGATGTCTTTGAGGAGCTGACCGAGTCCACCGAGGGCTCAAGGCCTTCGGATCCCATGGGTCTGGTCAAGACGCACATTGTGGAGGACGTAGTCTGCTGCGCCGGCATCATTCCCACCAATTGGCCATTCGTCCGTTCCATCGAGTCCATCTCCGGCCAGCACTTGCGCATCACCCGCGACCGTCGCCCCAAGATCGAGAATGCCGGCGTCACCAAGTGCGATGTGGTGGCCACCAATGGCATTCTGCACGAGATCAATGACATCATCGTCCCCCGCCCCCTGCGCAATCAGCAGCGTCCTCAGCTGATTCCCCCCGGCGCTGGCTATCAGCCCCAGGGTGACTTTGATGTCTTCTTCTGA
- the mfas gene encoding transforming growth factor-beta-induced protein ig-h3 isoform X4, which produces MPDMLRLWACLLLLGSIQAVPFYGDSGFDTEFVPLEHQQPQQQGRQEPAGPVPAQAPGGVDQKPFNVESITTDVNSPNPAIFFQQQFPFFGNEFFNSFGGFGFGAAQEPWWKGPNVCTEKEEDETVASATETDETVDTFGQERDGVSSVVRSPLFGQFQFSVNSCAEKPNKHVCTKIVNQNGKKKTLTLTRQCCYGYGRPRNADFTTPCEKIDIKDVEATASDMGAKQFLESARSAGELAEMLGGGNGKKVTLFVPNDAAFVEYRSQQQQDNNVEDPKAEASKPSIYKLHAVLGEVQLEDVQNEKLLQTELADQKIRINSYQLPAALGLEPYRYAANCVPIEKHDKLSEQALVHTLGGVLKPVTKNVMDIIRARADMSIMRTVLEKTNLSAMLESDRPVTIFVPTDAAFDKLEPHLRRALKEGRGCASNILKNHLLDLTFCSLATVPGAKTTAYNLLGEALLLNRTHLDKNQTGPAPIYINNLAKIIDADIMGTNGVLHVIDTILPTESALPMTSLMTQKNLTIFQQLLEASGYADQFDDLDNVTIFAPTDKALQGTEWARMLKEQPELLNKNLDLLEFLNYHVVKPMIKTCDLTEQSLPTVSGSSVRLNLYSTHALFSDVMNRATVNCARLVHFDDESCGSVLHQVDRPLTPPKNNMLKLLEANPNYSKFLELVRKANLTQLLSNDSRSFTLLVPKNDVFEELTESTEGSRPSDPMGLVKTHIVEDVVCCAGIIPTNWPFVRSIESISGQHLRITRDRRPKIENAGVTKCDVVATNGILHEINDIIVPRPLRNQQRPQLIPPGAGYQPQGDFDVFF; this is translated from the exons ATGCCAGACATGCTAAGGCTGTGGGCctgcctgctcctcctggGCTCCATCCAGGCGGTTCCATTCTACGGCGA CAGTGGCTTTGATACGGAGTTTGTACCTCTGGAGCACCAGCAGCCTCAGCAGCAAGGACGCCAGGAGCCAGCTGGCCCAGTTCCCGCTCAGGCACCAGGCGGTGTCGACCAGAAGCCTTTCA ATGTGGAATCCATTACCACGGATGTGAATTCCCCGAACCCGGCCATATTCTTCCAGCAACAGTTCCCCTTCTTCGGCAATGAGTTCTTCAACTCCTTCGgaggctttggctttggtgCTGCCCAGGAGCCCTGGTGGAAGGG CCCCAATGTGTGTACCGAGAAGGAGGAAGACGAGACCGTGGCCAGCGCAACGGAGACTGATGAAACCGTGGACACCTTTGGCCAGGAACGTGACGGCGTCAGCAGCGTGGTTCGCTCCCCGCTTTTCGGTCAGTTCCAGTTCAGCGTGAACTCCTGCGCGGAGAAGCCCAACAAGCACGTCTGCACCAAGAT AGTCAACCAGAACGGCAAGAAGAAGACGCTGACTCTGACCCGGCAGTGCTGCTACGGCTATGGACGCCCACGGAATGCTGACTTTACCACACCTTGCGAGAAGATCGACATTAAGGATGTGGAGGCCACGGCCAGCGACATGGGCGCCAAGCAATTCCTCGAGAGCGCACGCAGTGCCGGTGAACTAGCCGAGATGCTGGGCGGAGGCAATGGCAAGAAGGTGACCCTCTTTGTGCCCAACGATGCCGCCTTTGTGGAGTACCgctcgcagcagcagcaggataaT AACGTTGAAGACCCTAAGGCAGAGGCCTCCAAGCCTTCCATCTACAAGTTGCACGCTGTGCTCGGAGAAGTGCAACTGGAGGACGTACAGAACGAGAAGCTACTGCAGACGGAGCTGGCCGACCAGAAGATCCGCATCAACAGCTACCAGCTGCCGGCTGCTCTGGGATTGGAGCCCTACCGCTACGCCGCCAACTGTGTGCCCATCGAGAAACACGACAAGCTCTCCGAACAGGCCCTCGTCCACACACTGGGCGGTGTGCTCAAGCCGGTGACCAAGAATGTAATGGATATCATCAGGGCACGCGCGGATATGTCCATTATGCGCACTGTTCTGGAGAAGACCAACCTGAGCGCCATGCTGGAGAGTGATCGCCCCGTGACCATCTTTGTGCCCACTGATGCCGCCTTCGACAAGCTGGAACCACATCTCAGAAGGGCCCTCAAGGAGGGACGTGGCTGTGCCTCGA ACATCCTGAAGAACCACCTGCTGGACCTTACCTTCTGCTCTCTGGCCACCGTTCCGGGTGCCAAGACAACGGCCTACAATTTGCTGGGAGAGGCACTGCTCCTTAACCGCACTCATCTGGATAAGAATCAGACAGGACCCGCTCCGATTTACATCAACAACCTGGCCAAGATCATTGATGCTGATATTATGGGCACCAATGGAGTTCTGCATGTGATTGACACCATTCTACCCACGGAATCTGCCCTTCCCATGACCTCGCTGATGACACAGAAGAACCTGACCATCttccagcagctgctggagGCCTCTGGCTATGCCGACCAGTTCGACGATCTGGACAATGTCACCATTTTTGCACCCACTGACAAGGCCCTGCAGGGCACCGAGTGGGCTCGCATGCTCAAAGAGCAGCCGGAGCTGTTGAACAAGAACCTGGATCTGCTGGAATTCCTCAACTACCATGTGGTCAAGCCCATGATCAAGACGTGCGACTTGACCGAGCAATCGTTGCCCACGGTCTCCGGCTCCAGTGTCCGCCTTAATCTGTACTCCACCCACGCCCTCTTCTCGGACGTGATGAACCGAGCCACGGTTAACTGCGCCCGTCTTGTTCACTTTGACGACGAGAGCTGTGGTTCCGTGCTGCACCAGGTGGATCGCCCCTTGACTCCACCCAAGAAT AACATGCTCAAGCTGCTGGAGGCCAATCCCAACTACAGCAAGTTCCTGGAGCTAGTGCGCAAGGCCAATCTCACCCAGTTGCTGTCCAACGACTCGCGCAGCTTCACACTGCTGGTGCCCAAGAACGATGTCTTTGAGGAGCTGACCGAGTCCACCGAGGGCTCAAGGCCTTCGGATCCCATGGGTCTGGTCAAGACGCACATTGTGGAGGACGTAGTCTGCTGCGCCGGCATCATTCCCACCAATTGGCCATTCGTCCGTTCCATCGAGTCCATCTCCGGCCAGCACTTGCGCATCACCCGCGACCGTCGCCCCAAGATCGAGAATGCCGGCGTCACCAAGTGCGATGTGGTGGCCACCAATGGCATTCTGCACGAGATCAATGACATCATCGTCCCCCGCCCCCTGCGCAATCAGCAGCGTCCTCAGCTGATTCCCCCCGGCGCTGGCTATCAGCCCCAGGGTGACTTTGATGTCTTCTTCTGA
- the mfas gene encoding transforming growth factor-beta-induced protein ig-h3 isoform X1 has translation MPDMLRLWACLLLLGSIQAVPFYGDLSSGESTEINESSGSSESSDTSSFMPHLTHHPLPLHRTLFAPLAPLQPLHPLDPLEPMHAQASQRTASVWTGPGSVQGPIPLAPQRHSSHLLPLYSSGFDTEFVPLEHQQPQQQGRQEPAGPVPAQAPGGVDQKPFNVESITTDVNSPNPAIFFQQQFPFFGNEFFNSFGGFGFGAAQEPWWKGPNVCTEKEEDETVASATETDETVDTFGQERDGVSSVVRSPLFGQFQFSVNSCAEKPNKHVCTKIVNQNGKKKTLTLTRQCCYGYGRPRNADFTTPCEKIDIKDVEATASDMGAKQFLESARSAGELAEMLGGGNGKKVTLFVPNDAAFVEYRSQQQQDNNVEDPKAEASKPSIYKLHAVLGEVQLEDVQNEKLLQTELADQKIRINSYQLPAALGLEPYRYAANCVPIEKHDKLSEQALVHTLGGVLKPVTKNVMDIIRARADMSIMRTVLEKTNLSAMLESDRPVTIFVPTDAAFDKLEPHLRRALKEGRGCASNILKNHLLDLTFCSLATVPGAKTTAYNLLGEALLLNRTHLDKNQTGPAPIYINNLAKIIDADIMGTNGVLHVIDTILPTESALPMTSLMTQKNLTIFQQLLEASGYADQFDDLDNVTIFAPTDKALQGTEWARMLKEQPELLNKNLDLLEFLNYHVVKPMIKTCDLTEQSLPTVSGSSVRLNLYSTHALFSDVMNRATVNCARLVHFDDESCGSVLHQVDRPLTPPKNNMLKLLEANPNYSKFLELVRKANLTQLLSNDSRSFTLLVPKNDVFEELTESTEGSRPSDPMGLVKTHIVEDVVCCAGIIPTNWPFVRSIESISGQHLRITRDRRPKIENAGVTKCDVVATNGILHEINDIIVPRPLRNQQRPQLIPPGAGYQPQGDFDVFF, from the exons ATGCCAGACATGCTAAGGCTGTGGGCctgcctgctcctcctggGCTCCATCCAGGCGGTTCCATTCTACGGCGA TTTGAGTTCGGGAGAATCCACAGAAATAAATGAGTCGTCTGGATCCTCCGAGTCCTCTGATACTTCCAG CTTTATGCCACACCTAACCCACCACCCATTGCCGCTGCATCGCACCCTGTTCGCACCACTAGCACCGCTTCAGCCTCTCCATCCGCTTGATCCTCTCGAGCCTATGCATGCCCAGGCCTCGCAGCGGACGGCGAGCGTTTGGACCGGACCCGGATCTGTCCAGGGTCCCATACCGTTGGCCCCACAGCGACACTCATCTCACCTGTTGCCCCTCTACAGCAGTGGCTTTGATACGGAGTTTGTACCTCTGGAGCACCAGCAGCCTCAGCAGCAAGGACGCCAGGAGCCAGCTGGCCCAGTTCCCGCTCAGGCACCAGGCGGTGTCGACCAGAAGCCTTTCA ATGTGGAATCCATTACCACGGATGTGAATTCCCCGAACCCGGCCATATTCTTCCAGCAACAGTTCCCCTTCTTCGGCAATGAGTTCTTCAACTCCTTCGgaggctttggctttggtgCTGCCCAGGAGCCCTGGTGGAAGGG CCCCAATGTGTGTACCGAGAAGGAGGAAGACGAGACCGTGGCCAGCGCAACGGAGACTGATGAAACCGTGGACACCTTTGGCCAGGAACGTGACGGCGTCAGCAGCGTGGTTCGCTCCCCGCTTTTCGGTCAGTTCCAGTTCAGCGTGAACTCCTGCGCGGAGAAGCCCAACAAGCACGTCTGCACCAAGAT AGTCAACCAGAACGGCAAGAAGAAGACGCTGACTCTGACCCGGCAGTGCTGCTACGGCTATGGACGCCCACGGAATGCTGACTTTACCACACCTTGCGAGAAGATCGACATTAAGGATGTGGAGGCCACGGCCAGCGACATGGGCGCCAAGCAATTCCTCGAGAGCGCACGCAGTGCCGGTGAACTAGCCGAGATGCTGGGCGGAGGCAATGGCAAGAAGGTGACCCTCTTTGTGCCCAACGATGCCGCCTTTGTGGAGTACCgctcgcagcagcagcaggataaT AACGTTGAAGACCCTAAGGCAGAGGCCTCCAAGCCTTCCATCTACAAGTTGCACGCTGTGCTCGGAGAAGTGCAACTGGAGGACGTACAGAACGAGAAGCTACTGCAGACGGAGCTGGCCGACCAGAAGATCCGCATCAACAGCTACCAGCTGCCGGCTGCTCTGGGATTGGAGCCCTACCGCTACGCCGCCAACTGTGTGCCCATCGAGAAACACGACAAGCTCTCCGAACAGGCCCTCGTCCACACACTGGGCGGTGTGCTCAAGCCGGTGACCAAGAATGTAATGGATATCATCAGGGCACGCGCGGATATGTCCATTATGCGCACTGTTCTGGAGAAGACCAACCTGAGCGCCATGCTGGAGAGTGATCGCCCCGTGACCATCTTTGTGCCCACTGATGCCGCCTTCGACAAGCTGGAACCACATCTCAGAAGGGCCCTCAAGGAGGGACGTGGCTGTGCCTCGA ACATCCTGAAGAACCACCTGCTGGACCTTACCTTCTGCTCTCTGGCCACCGTTCCGGGTGCCAAGACAACGGCCTACAATTTGCTGGGAGAGGCACTGCTCCTTAACCGCACTCATCTGGATAAGAATCAGACAGGACCCGCTCCGATTTACATCAACAACCTGGCCAAGATCATTGATGCTGATATTATGGGCACCAATGGAGTTCTGCATGTGATTGACACCATTCTACCCACGGAATCTGCCCTTCCCATGACCTCGCTGATGACACAGAAGAACCTGACCATCttccagcagctgctggagGCCTCTGGCTATGCCGACCAGTTCGACGATCTGGACAATGTCACCATTTTTGCACCCACTGACAAGGCCCTGCAGGGCACCGAGTGGGCTCGCATGCTCAAAGAGCAGCCGGAGCTGTTGAACAAGAACCTGGATCTGCTGGAATTCCTCAACTACCATGTGGTCAAGCCCATGATCAAGACGTGCGACTTGACCGAGCAATCGTTGCCCACGGTCTCCGGCTCCAGTGTCCGCCTTAATCTGTACTCCACCCACGCCCTCTTCTCGGACGTGATGAACCGAGCCACGGTTAACTGCGCCCGTCTTGTTCACTTTGACGACGAGAGCTGTGGTTCCGTGCTGCACCAGGTGGATCGCCCCTTGACTCCACCCAAGAAT AACATGCTCAAGCTGCTGGAGGCCAATCCCAACTACAGCAAGTTCCTGGAGCTAGTGCGCAAGGCCAATCTCACCCAGTTGCTGTCCAACGACTCGCGCAGCTTCACACTGCTGGTGCCCAAGAACGATGTCTTTGAGGAGCTGACCGAGTCCACCGAGGGCTCAAGGCCTTCGGATCCCATGGGTCTGGTCAAGACGCACATTGTGGAGGACGTAGTCTGCTGCGCCGGCATCATTCCCACCAATTGGCCATTCGTCCGTTCCATCGAGTCCATCTCCGGCCAGCACTTGCGCATCACCCGCGACCGTCGCCCCAAGATCGAGAATGCCGGCGTCACCAAGTGCGATGTGGTGGCCACCAATGGCATTCTGCACGAGATCAATGACATCATCGTCCCCCGCCCCCTGCGCAATCAGCAGCGTCCTCAGCTGATTCCCCCCGGCGCTGGCTATCAGCCCCAGGGTGACTTTGATGTCTTCTTCTGA